One Chaetodon auriga isolate fChaAug3 chromosome 14, fChaAug3.hap1, whole genome shotgun sequence genomic window carries:
- the LOC143332147 gene encoding potassium channel subfamily K member 16-like yields the protein MARFQLVRVKVSWTVLLALAHLTYLLVGAIIFQLLEREAESNNRNHFQLEKLHFLSNYTCLDRIALETFVQVILDAWENGVNPSGNSTNPSNWDFSSSFFFAGTVVTTIGYGNLSPSTVSGQVFCVFYALCGIPLNLAFLKQLGKCLTIHVARLEKGIVRVIPFRQTVEALAVSLFLITGSLLFLVIPPLLFSYVEGWTFGEAFYFTFITLSTIGFGDYVVGTDPEKEYISLYRSLAGIWIIFALAWLALILNMGARVMEHAIGLTHPGFKKQEEEDVSSSKLEDMSKI from the exons ATGGCGAGGTTCCAGTTGGTCCGGGTCAAAGTGAGCTGGACAGTACTTTTGGCTCTGGCCCACCTCACATACCTGCTGGTTGGGGCCATCATCTTCCAGTTACTGGAGCGAGAGGCTGAGAGCAACAACCGAAACCACTTCCAACTGGAGAAGTTGCACTTCTTGTCTAATTATACCTGCCTGGACCGGATAGCCTTGGAGACGTTTGTTCAg gtgatTTTGGATGCTTGGGAAAACGGAGTGAATCCCTCGGGCAACTCAACAAACCCCAGTAACTGGGatttctccagctccttcttcttTGCAGGCACAGTAGTCACAACTATAG GATATGGCAACCTCTCCCCCAGCACTGTATCCGGtcaggtgttttgtgtgttttacgCATTGTGTGGGATCCCGCTGAACCTGGCCTTCCTCAAACAGCTTGGGAAGTGTCTGACCATCCACGTGGCTCGACTGGAGAAGGGAATTGTCAGAGTTATTCCATTCAGG CAAACAGTTGAGGCCCTGGCTGTGAGCTTGTTCCTCATCACAGGCAGCCTGTTGTTTTTAGtcatccctcctctgctgttcagTTACGTGGAAGGCTGGACGTTTGGCGAGGCCTTCTATTTCACCTTCATTACACTCAGCACCATTGGTTTTGGAGATTATGTGGTAG GGACTGACCCGGAGAAGGAGTACATCTCTCTGTACCGCAGCCTTGCAGGTATATGGATCATCTTTGCCTTGGCTTGGCTTGCTCTTATCCTCAACATGGGAGCCAGAGTAATGGAGCATGCGATTGGCCTGACTCATCCAGGCTTtaagaaacaggaggaagaagacgtGTCGTCCAGTAAACTAGAGGACATGTCAAAGATCTGA
- the LOC143331840 gene encoding potassium channel subfamily K member 17-like, with the protein MEIKEMLNLARVPSILMLGVVYVAYVLIGGVVFWKLEGDLGQKDISLLLLNKKKLLTAYTCLNQEGLEAVAQVVQDASKVGLSLKGNYTTDGFWKFTSSAVFAATVVTTIGYGNMSPSSTAGQIFCVFFALFGIPLNMMVLNRVGKYMLVIERNISDFLEGKTGRRRCTRFFVHLVSYLSGAALFFVVPMIVFQQHEGWTYSQAIYYCFITLSTIGFGDFVADSNPDKEYPEWYSVLMASWIFFGLAWLALLINHSIDILERLNTHLKQWWGRRLQEKMSGSAEGDNPDTQVEEEDEIKKPPMTQ; encoded by the exons atggaaataaaggaaatgTTGAACTTGGCGCGGGTGCCCTCCATCCTCATGCTCGGGGTGGTTTATGTGGCCTATGTGCTGATTGGCGGGGTAGTTTTCTGGAAGCTGGAGGGAGATCTCGGACAGAAGGACATCAGTCTTTTACTGCTGAACAAAAAGAAGCTGCTTACGGCATACACCTGTCTGAACCAAGAGGGCCTGGAGGCAGTGGCTCAG gttgtTCAAGATGCATCCAAGGTGGGCTTAAGTTTGAAAGGCAACTACACGACGGATGGCTTCTGGAAATTTACCAgctcagctgtgtttgctgccacTGTGGTCACAACTATAG GTTACGGGAACATGAGTCCCAGCTCGACTGCTGGCcagattttctgtgtgttcttcGCACTCTTTGGAATCCCGCTCAACATGATGGTGCTGAACAGGGTGGGCAAGTACATGCTGGTTATAGAGAGGAACATCTCTGACTTCCTGGAAGGGAAGACCGGCCGCAGG AGGTGTACCCGCTTTTTTGTCCACCTGGTGTCTTATCTGTCAGGAGCAGCTCTCTTCTTTGTTGTGCCCATGATTGTGTTCCAACAGCATGAGGGCTGGACCTACTCCCAGGCCATCTATTACTGCTTCATCACTCTCAGCACCATCGGCTTCGGGGACTTTGTGGCAG ATAGCAATCCAGACAAAGAGTACCCAGAGTGGTACAGCGTCCTCATGGCCTCGTGGATCTTCTTCGGCCTGGCCTGGCTGGCCCTGCTCATCAATCACTCCATTGACATCCTGGAGCGCCTCAACACCCACTTAAAACAGTGGTGGGGGAGACGGTTGCAGGAGAAAATGTCTGGCAGTGCAGAGGGTGACAACCCAGACACacaagtggaggaggaagatgagatcAAGAAGCCTCCAATGACACAGTAA